The DNA region CATCCCGCATCCGGTCATACGCCTGCACCCAACCATCACTGAAATCGCACTTTGCCAGGACACTCACCAGAGCAGTCTAACAGATAAGACACAACCAACAATAACAAACAGCCGAAACAAGAACACAAAGCGAAACGGAGAAAGAGGACATACTCGAATCGCACTAACTCAAGCCCCGGCGCCCTCAATTCCTCGCTGAAAGCGAGTATCATACCAGCCTGGGGTCAGCGAGCCGCAGGCTAGCGCCCCCCCGGGCACAAAGGTTTGATTCATCCGGCCGAGCCGATGACGTAAGCAAGGGGGCAAGCGATCCCGCCAGCCGCAGAACAACACCACGACGCACCTCAATTTAACACCATTCAGGGCACGCTCATCACCATCGTCCGAGCGCTCTCTCCGAGATCGGCCTACTCTCCCGAAGTGCCCGGCAGGAAGCGGTAGTAAACCTCAAGCATCAGCGTGCAAAGCGCGTTGCGGTAGATCTGGGCATCACGCCCTGCTCGTGATTCAGTCACCGAAAATTTCTTACCTCCGCCTTCGACCTTCCAGCGTCCATCTGACAGTTGATTCTTCAACAACTCATCGCGCCACTTTCGGTTCCAGCGCTCCCAATCAGAGCCCCCACTGAGGAAGCGCGACTGGGTAATGTAGTACCACCCGTAGAGGTGAGCGGTCTTCTGGTTGTACTTCACCGGCACCTTCTTGGTGGCGTCGATCCCGCGACTCACCACACGTCCCTTCTTGCCATGAATCTGGAAGCTGAGCGATCCCAGACCATTGAGCGACCATCGACTTCCACGACGATCCCCCTTCTTCTTGTAGCTCAGATAGCCGTCGTTCATCTGCATGTCCTCAATGTACCCCAACCCTTTTCGCACAGACTTTGAAAGCTTGATGCTGTCACCGAAGTCCTCACCGTAACCTGCGGTCTTCACCGCTTTCAACGCCTGCAGCGCCCATCCGGTGATGGAGGTATCACCACCGCGTCCGCCGGATCGGTTGAGCTGATAGTCCCAGCCGCCGCTCCTGTGTTGGCCCGCGATCAAAATGTCCGTCCCTCGTTCGACCGCATCCTGCAGCCCAGGGATTTCCATGTTCAGCTCCCTCACAAACGCGAGGCACTCACCCAGCGCATAAAGAGCAATCACATGCTCGTAGACCCAGGCGTCGGTCTTCTTCTCCGAGCGCAAGTAGCCCTTGTCGCGCTGGGACCGCTCGACCAAATACGCCGTCGCACTCGAAACGGTCTCCCCATACTTGCTCGACTGCGGAGTCTCGCAATGCCCCAGATAAGAGAGCAGAACCAATCCGGTCATCGCCGCTGGGCGCGCCTTCCCGAATGAGCCATCGGAGTTCTGGACCTTCTTGAACCATTCGAGCGATTTGACCACAGCTTCCTCACATTCACGGTTGCCGCCCGCCTCGTTCAGACGCTTCATCCGCTCCTCCATGGTGCAGCGGCCTTTCATACCACCGCCCAATCCACCGAATCCACCTTGGCCCAGTCCATCACCCAACCCCGTCTGGCCAAAGCCAAGCCCGAGTTGCGCGGAGGTTCCAATATCCAAAGTCGGGCTCTCAAAAACCACATCCGGCACATACGTGACCGACTCTGCCGTCGACGTGATCATTTTCGCACTCACCGATGGAGCCGATGGCGGACGCCGCTGCGAAGGCTGCTGCACCTGCGGACGGTTGGAGGAGTTCTCCGTCGGTGGAGCCACCCGCGCCTGAATCTTCACTTCCGGCGCTTCAAAAACATCCAACGCCCACAACGCCAACCCAAGTCCAATCAAGACGTGCACCAAAACCGCAATCATCACAGCGGACAGGCGCTCGTTGCGCAAAGTCTTGCGCCTGATCTCCTCAGCCTCCTCCGCACTGCGCAAATGCACCGCCGGCAATCCTTCCCCAGCCTGCGGGCTCACCGCCGCTTGACCAGCCTCCACTCCCACAACCGAAGCAGTATCACCCACCGCGCCTTCATTGCCCGCCTGAGATGGAGCCATCGCCTCCTCAGCTACCTGCGGTGGCGTTCCTTCAGGGGCAGCCGCATCCGATGAAACTTCTGGGGGAAGATGTGAGTCAGGCATAATAACAAGTGAACGATTCTAACCAGCGCTCTTTTAGAAAGTACGCTCGCGCGCCCGATTCAGCCTCGGAATACATTCGCCATCCTCTGGCCAACACCGAAGCCCAACCTGGCAACGGCCAAACCATTCCACAGGTCCCCACCTCACGGAATCGAATCACACTGGTCCGATCGCCCGACCTATGGTCTACCAATGATACCTATCAGAAGCACAACGCCCCGGCACTCACAGCCACCTGGGAGTCCATGTCACAAGAACAGAGCCTACCTCACCGGCTCTACGCCACACATCCCTGCACCCATCGCCCCCTATCCGTCGATCTGACGGTCGATCGCGTTCTGCTGACGCGCAATATCGTTGAGTGTGATAATTCCCAGCACTTTGCCAGTCGTCGTGGTCGAGAGGATCGGCAGCTGGGCATAATCATAACGTACCATCAATCGGGCCGCCTCACGGATCGCCACCTCGCTTGAAATCGAGATCACTTTCTGCGAAGCCAGCAACTCTTCCAAGCTCCGCTCTTCCCCGGCGGCAAGCCACTCGTCAAGCTCGTGGTGCATCGCCATACCGACGAGTTTCTTTTCCGCATCCACCACCGGATAACCGTGGTAGTTCGACTGCTGACCTTTGAGAAATTCCAGCGCATCCGCCGCATTCATCGATGCCTTCAACGACAGCACTTCGTGCGTCATGATCGTGGCGACCGGCAGGTTGCGATAATCTTGCGCCCCGCGGTACGCCGGCATTTGGCGCAAACTCACGCCGTCCTGCAGCAACAATGCGTTGTACAACGGCACCGACTGCCAGCGGCTCGCCAGATAATAGGAGATCACATTCCCCACCATCAATGGCAGCATCAGCGAGTAACTGCGAGTCATCTCAAAGATGATCAGCAACGAGGTGAACGGGCAACGCACCACCGAGGCAAACATCGCCCCCATTCCCAGCAACACGCACGCACCCACCGCCTCGTCCGGTAGCGCGGAGTGATGCAACAAATGCACGTGTTGGTCGAGCGTCACCAGGCCCAGACCAAACAAACCGCCGAGCATCCCGCCAAGGAACAAAGTCGGCGAGAACAAACCACCACTGCCGCCCGATGAATACGACAACACCACCGCCACAAACTTGAACACAAACAAGATCAACAGCGCCCCAACCGCCAGCTTGGCATCGAACGCCGCGTCCAAACTGCCATAACCGATCGAAAACACACCCATCTGCGGTTCACCCAGCAACCCGGTCAGCGCAAACGCACTCAAGCCCAGGATCCCCACACCGAGGCCACCACCGGTCGTGCGCACCCACAGCGGCATCGATAAGTTGCGCATCCGCTCGCGCGACCACAACAACACACGCACCAGCAAATGCCCGGTGCCAGCAGCAGCCAGGCCCAGCGGCACGGCAATCAACATCCACGGAGCCGTCTGGAATTGGTCGACAAAGTGCACGTTCAACACCGGCTCCTCACCGAGAATCGTCCGCGAAACCGCTGCGGAAATCACCACCGCCACCACGATGCCACCCAGTGCCTTGGTCGAGAAATCATCGAGCAGCTCCTCGAATACAAACGTAATCGCCGAGAGCGGTGCGTTGAACGCCGCGGCAATCCCCGCACCCATTCCCACCGGCACCATCGCCTGGACCCGCGACTTGGCGCGGAATGCCCACTGGCCCACCGTCGAGGCAATCGCCGAACACATGTGGACCGTCGGCCCCTCACGACCGAGCGCGTTGCCCATCCCGACATACAAGGTACCGAGCACAAAACGCCACATCCCTTCAAGCCAACTCAGCTTCCCGAAGTCGTTGTAATACGCCTTCTTGGTTTGCGGGATACCACTGCCCGCCGCCGACGGCGCGAGCTTCTGCAAAATAATTCCCACCACCAGCGCCCCAACCGCGGGGGCCAATCCAAGCACCGCCCAGAACTGCCAGCCACCCAGCTTCTGCGCCGTGGAGGTCACCAGGTGGAACACCCCCTCAATCGCATAGTGGAACCCAACAGCCGCCAATCCACACAGCACCCCCACCACCACGCACAGGATCATAAAGCGCTGGCCGTCCGTGAATCGGGCGCGCATCCAGTCGGGCAGTCGGGTCGGCAAGTGAGACATGATCTAGAGTAAGCGCGTTGGGATTAAGCTCGGTTGGCTTGGTTGGTCAGCGGGAGGTTTGGATCCACATCAGAGTCCAGACTGGAGGACCTCCCAAGCAAATGATGTTCGTGGGCGACATAGGCGATCATGGCCGCGTTATCCGTCGAAAGCGCCGGTTCGGCGATGCGCAGATCGAGCCCCGCCCGATCACAGGCCCGCTGCATCTCCTCGCGCAGGCAGCGGTTGCAGCCCACCCCGCCACTGACGGTGACGAGCTTGCGCCCCGCAGCCTTGGCAGCTCTCAAAGTCTTACCCACCAGTACGTCGACCACCGCCTGCTGGAACGAAGCGCACACATCCGGCAGCCATTCGTCGCGCTTCTCCTGGTCGAAGGTTTCAGTCAGATAGCGCACCGATGTCTTGAGCCCGCTAAAGCTGAACTCAAAGCCCGGCTTCTTCATCATGCTGCGCGGAAAATCATAGGCTTTCGGGTCGCCCTCGACCGCCAGCTGGTCGATCAACGGCCCGCCCGGATACGGCAAGCCCAGCATCTTCGCCACTTTGTCGAAGGCCTCACCCGCCGCATCATCGCGCGAACGCCCCATCAACTCGTAACTCCCCACACCCGCCACATCGACCAACATCGTGTGCCCCCCACTCACCACCAGCGCCACATTGGGCTGCACTCCCTCAGAATCCCCGAAAAAGGGCGAAAGCAGGTGCCCTTCCAGATGGTTGATTGCCAAAAACGGCTTACCACACGCCAATGCCAACGCCTTGGCCGTTGTGTTCCCCACCAAAAGTGAACTCGCCAACCCTGGCCCGGCCGTGGCGGCAAACACATCCACGTCCGCCACGTCCACTCCGGCTTTCTCCAACGCCGCCGCCAACAAACCAGGCGTCGCAGCACTGTGCTGACGCGATGCCAACTCAGGTACCACCCCGCCAAACGGCCGGTGCGCCTCAATCTGCGACGCCACCACCGCGGACAACAACGACTCACGACCACGCAACACAGCCACCGCCGTCTCATCACAAGACGACTCGATGGCCAGTACGGTCGCCGCTGGTCCCGCGGCCGACGATGGAGCTTCTCCGGTCACGCCAGTTTCGCTCGGACTTTCTGACTCAGCACTTTGCCGTCGGCGCGCCCTTCGGCGAGCTTCTGCACTTCGCCCATCACCTTGCCCATGTCCGCCATCGCGGTGGCTCCGGTAGAGGCAATCGCCTGGTCGACAATCGCGTCGACTTCTTCCTCGCTCAACGGCTGAGGCAAATAGGTCTCGAGCACGGCAATTTCTTCCAACTCGGTTTCCGCCAGCTCCGGACGGTTCGCATTCTGATACTGCTCCACCGAGTCCTGACGCTGCTTGATCTGCTTGCGGATCACGGCCATCACCGCCACGTCGTCCAACACCGCATCCGCCCCACCGGCCTCGATCGCCGCGTTCTTCACCGCCGCCTTAAGGCCACGGATCACATTCAGCTTCTTCTGGTCGCGCGCTTTCATCGCGGCCTTCATATCTTCGGTCAGTTGGTCGTTGAGTGTGCTCATCAGGGGAGCAAGGTAATATACCCTCGCGCCCTGACAACGAGAACCTTGATCGAATCACCAACGACCCCACGTTTTCCCCACGCTCATCTTCCTTGCCCCTCACCCAGACCGCCGTACCGTACCCCACCATGGCCACCCCTCTCCGCTCGAAAATCTTCCTCGTCGTCTTCGGTCTCATCATCGCTGCCATGGGCGGCGCGTTCATCGCTCTGATGTGGAACGGATACCAAAAAGTGCGCACCACCTACACTTGGACGGAGCACCCCTGCCTCATCCTCGAATCCCGCATCATCGAAGATAGCCGCGTCCCCAACGCCCTACCGGAATACCGCATCGACGTCCGCTACACCTACGAAATCGACGGCACCCGCTATACCGGCGACCAAGTGCGCACCCGCGTCCGCCGCCTGAAGGAAAAAGAAAAGCTCACCGGGTTCGCCGAATCCATCCCCGCCGGCACCCAAACCGTCTGCTACGTCGATCCAACCGACCCAACCAACGCCATCCTCCAACGCGACACCAAAGCAGCCCTCTACACCATTTGGTTCCCCGGACTCTTCCTCGTCGGCGGCCTCGGGATCGCAGCCAGCGCGTTGATCAAAAAGTAGCGCCCCAGCTGCGCCGCACCCTTAGGCCCCTTGGAACGGACCCTCCCCCCGATAAGTCTTATAGGACCCATAAGACCAATCTCCTCATCTGTGCCCATCCGCGCCCATCTGCGGCACAAAAACACCGCACAGCCCCCGTCTCCAGGGCCCGTGCGGTGTGATTAATCAGTCATCCGCAGATACCAGAGCCATCCCCGGCATCACGCGGCGACGCCATTACTCAGCGTCCTTTTCCTTCTTGTCGCCGCCTTTGCAGCATCCTTCGCCTTCCTTGCAGCAGTCGCCGTCTTTCTTGTCGCAACCGTCGCAGTCTTCTTTATCGCACTCTTCCTTGTCGCACTTCTTTTTGCAGCACTCCTTTTTCTTGCAGCAGCCTTCGCCTTCCTTACAGCACTCGCCGTCTTTCTTGGCGTGATCGTGGCAAAGTGTGGCTTCCTCTTTGTCGCACTCTTTCTTCTCGCCGCAATCTTTCTCTTTCTTGCAGCCATCCGCGATCAGATCAGCGCAA from Sulfuriroseicoccus oceanibius includes:
- a CDS encoding chloride channel protein, with protein sequence MSHLPTRLPDWMRARFTDGQRFMILCVVVGVLCGLAAVGFHYAIEGVFHLVTSTAQKLGGWQFWAVLGLAPAVGALVVGIILQKLAPSAAGSGIPQTKKAYYNDFGKLSWLEGMWRFVLGTLYVGMGNALGREGPTVHMCSAIASTVGQWAFRAKSRVQAMVPVGMGAGIAAAFNAPLSAITFVFEELLDDFSTKALGGIVVAVVISAAVSRTILGEEPVLNVHFVDQFQTAPWMLIAVPLGLAAAGTGHLLVRVLLWSRERMRNLSMPLWVRTTGGGLGVGILGLSAFALTGLLGEPQMGVFSIGYGSLDAAFDAKLAVGALLILFVFKFVAVVLSYSSGGSGGLFSPTLFLGGMLGGLFGLGLVTLDQHVHLLHHSALPDEAVGACVLLGMGAMFASVVRCPFTSLLIIFEMTRSYSLMLPLMVGNVISYYLASRWQSVPLYNALLLQDGVSLRQMPAYRGAQDYRNLPVATIMTHEVLSLKASMNAADALEFLKGQQSNYHGYPVVDAEKKLVGMAMHHELDEWLAAGEERSLEELLASQKVISISSEVAIREAARLMVRYDYAQLPILSTTTTGKVLGIITLNDIARQQNAIDRQIDG
- the tsaD gene encoding tRNA (adenosine(37)-N6)-threonylcarbamoyltransferase complex transferase subunit TsaD translates to MTGEAPSSAAGPAATVLAIESSCDETAVAVLRGRESLLSAVVASQIEAHRPFGGVVPELASRQHSAATPGLLAAALEKAGVDVADVDVFAATAGPGLASSLLVGNTTAKALALACGKPFLAINHLEGHLLSPFFGDSEGVQPNVALVVSGGHTMLVDVAGVGSYELMGRSRDDAAGEAFDKVAKMLGLPYPGGPLIDQLAVEGDPKAYDFPRSMMKKPGFEFSFSGLKTSVRYLTETFDQEKRDEWLPDVCASFQQAVVDVLVGKTLRAAKAAGRKLVTVSGGVGCNRCLREEMQRACDRAGLDLRIAEPALSTDNAAMIAYVAHEHHLLGRSSSLDSDVDPNLPLTNQANRA
- a CDS encoding GatB/YqeY domain-containing protein, which codes for MSTLNDQLTEDMKAAMKARDQKKLNVIRGLKAAVKNAAIEAGGADAVLDDVAVMAVIRKQIKQRQDSVEQYQNANRPELAETELEEIAVLETYLPQPLSEEEVDAIVDQAIASTGATAMADMGKVMGEVQKLAEGRADGKVLSQKVRAKLA
- a CDS encoding terpene cyclase/mutase family protein; the protein is MPDSHLPPEVSSDAAAPEGTPPQVAEEAMAPSQAGNEGAVGDTASVVGVEAGQAAVSPQAGEGLPAVHLRSAEEAEEIRRKTLRNERLSAVMIAVLVHVLIGLGLALWALDVFEAPEVKIQARVAPPTENSSNRPQVQQPSQRRPPSAPSVSAKMITSTAESVTYVPDVVFESPTLDIGTSAQLGLGFGQTGLGDGLGQGGFGGLGGGMKGRCTMEERMKRLNEAGGNRECEEAVVKSLEWFKKVQNSDGSFGKARPAAMTGLVLLSYLGHCETPQSSKYGETVSSATAYLVERSQRDKGYLRSEKKTDAWVYEHVIALYALGECLAFVRELNMEIPGLQDAVERGTDILIAGQHRSGGWDYQLNRSGGRGGDTSITGWALQALKAVKTAGYGEDFGDSIKLSKSVRKGLGYIEDMQMNDGYLSYKKKGDRRGSRWSLNGLGSLSFQIHGKKGRVVSRGIDATKKVPVKYNQKTAHLYGWYYITQSRFLSGGSDWERWNRKWRDELLKNQLSDGRWKVEGGGKKFSVTESRAGRDAQIYRNALCTLMLEVYYRFLPGTSGE
- a CDS encoding DUF3592 domain-containing protein encodes the protein MATPLRSKIFLVVFGLIIAAMGGAFIALMWNGYQKVRTTYTWTEHPCLILESRIIEDSRVPNALPEYRIDVRYTYEIDGTRYTGDQVRTRVRRLKEKEKLTGFAESIPAGTQTVCYVDPTDPTNAILQRDTKAALYTIWFPGLFLVGGLGIAASALIKK